The Aedes albopictus strain Foshan chromosome 2, AalbF5, whole genome shotgun sequence region aatattgcaattttCATTCTTTGTGGCAGTGCATCGTATGCGGAATGAAGCTCTTGGAGACCCAATGTTGCTATTTTTCACCGATTACTTGCTCATCAAAGCTCATCATTTGTATTTAAATCACGCGCAATTATGCCGTGCTCTGTTCATCGATGAGCAGGAGCTAAGATATGGGAAGAAAAACATAATGAAAAGCGCTTGTGTCGCAGCGCGCTCGTTTGTTCGGCTTGGCCATACCGAATGGTTTGGATTGACACGGTTCGGCCCGAACGCTTGCGGTGCACACAGATAAAATATTCGAATATACCAACACAAACGTGCACGCATACCAAGCCAACAATGTCTCGTGATGAGCACATTCAGCGATGAAAAGCACGGCTTAACAGCAAGGCGTCCGCTCAGCGGCGAAAGATAATTACCAACATCGCTGATCGGTGTCGAAACAAATCGTGTTCTATTCGTACGGGCGGTTGCacacattggcgtaactaggattttttcctggagggggcccagggggggcctgacttgagatgaattttaagcgggatgggcgcccgataagtgaatattgtagttttgagtaatcaaaatgactgtttcagatttgttcatagttttgtaaactatatgagtacgaacaattcctccaagattttttttcatagcttaattcagtgattccatcttggcttcttccagaaattcaatcaagaattcatctagggattccaccagacattttttcggggatttgtcctgggatatctaaagaggttcctccagtaattgttccagtgcttttttcgaagtttcattcaggaatttctccagagatcctttaaggtatttctgcaggtattcagagatttctacagggatatctccatatatgccttccaaaattccactagagattgctccaataattacatctggaatgattcgaagtatttctgcaggaatgtattccagaaattcttttagaaaattttacttagagattcttaaaaaacactccaagaattgcttgaaaaatttgtacaaaaaacctttagggatcctagttttttttatgtgtattaacgagatttttagccctaggctagttcgtcTCGGGGCCTGTTCGCGCCAACGCGAAGTAGTAACCCGCGAATATTTTGCCCCTATTTTCCCTACCACACTCCACGCCGTCCAACTGCCCATTCAACAACAACGTGAACGAACATGCACGCAAGGATCGACTCTCGCATGTACAGTCCTTATGTGCCAGCCGCCGACGATGACAACTGAACCAATCAGCAGCCTATGTGCAAGGAAATTTCCTCCACCGTCAACATATTGATCTTCCTTCCCATTCATTCCAATATGTTGTGTGCGCTCGGCAACAACACCAGCCATGAGTCAACATTCAACCTCCGACGTGTACGCACCGAAACAGTTTAGATTCGACCCCGACAATTTCAACGAATACGAAATACAATTCTATAGTTAAGTTTTAGTGAAACAACCGTGTTTTCTTGTGCCAGTGGAAGCAAGGGTTTTACAGTCCACCCTCTAGTCGAACTACTGGTCCCGATTCCGATCACCCGCGCAAAAtccccgttccacgacggaacaTATGGTCCTAACGAACCGGATCGAATCAGTGTCGCAAGAAGCTGCAGCTGCAGCTGTGTTGTCGCCCATCAGCGAATGGGACAATGCCGTCCGATTGTTGTCACCGACAGTAAACAGTATTTCTACCGAGAGAAAAGCTGTCGTTCCCGCCTCAATAGCTCGATcccgaaccacagacaaacagacttttCCGTAGCCTGCATTGGCGAAGAAAAAGCGGTGTTGTTTTTCCGAAATTTTAAGTAATGTAAATGTCCGAAACAAAATTGAACCCGAATGAATCGTGCGCGTGTGAAGTGATCCTCATTCCGAAAATGGCTAATATTGAACGACTGTTCGCCCAACGAAGTCACGTTGAAGCCGAAGTGAAGAAAATCCACGAGCGAATTAGTGATGGGGGCACCAATGCGAGTTCTGTACGATTGAAGAGTTATGAAATCAAACTTCAGTGTCACTACCAGGAGTATGAGCGAGTATATAGTGAACTTTTGTCCGTACTCTCAGCTGAGAGATTCGACGACCTTGAAGAGGATTTCTCGCACTTTGAGGACATCCACAATAATGCCTGCGCCCTGGTGAAAAATCTTTTGCTTTCCGTCCCGACCGCCAGTGGCACGGGTAACTACAATCGATGGACAACATTCAACAGCTTCACTGCGCCACGCTGGAACACCCCTAAGATCCGAAGCCAAACGCCGAAACCAATGACGGAACACCCCGTTccgattctcgctgagaccgaaaCGCCACGCACATCATTTCCAAACAAAATCAAGGTGAGTACGATTGTTGCCGACTCATTCCAGCACGAGAAGCCGCCACACGATGAAGATTCCGCCAAGAACACGAGTCCTCCGACGAGCAAGAGGGATTCACGTGTCGGCAACGAGCCGACCGAGTTTGTCAACAGCAAGACCGAAGACTCGAAGACGATGACGATCCCGATGCCAACCGGACTCGGTCCGGTACTGATGCCGTTTCGCCCACCTCCTGGATTCCATCCGACGCCTAAGCGGAACCCGATGCCAACCGGAATGCCTCCGGTGTCCCAGTGCCCGACCGGTGCCTCTCCGGTACCACAGCCGCTCCAGAGTACGACCGGTTCTCAACCGGTATCCCAGCCGCCCTCATCAACGACCGGTTCCCTGCCGGTATTTCCTTCGCTCCAGTCCAAGTCCGACACTCTTCCGACATGGAAGCAGTCCCGATGCGTGACCGGATCTTGTCCGGTGCCCCAGATCCCGCATGTGACCGAATACTTTCCAACGTCAAAGCTTCCAACCCCGATGACCGGATTGCGTCCGGTGCAAGAGCAGTACCCGTGTGCTGACGAATCAAATCTGAAGCGACCCGATGTagccggaattcctccggtgctGAAGCCGTTCCTGTCGACAGTCGAAACTTCACCGGTGACCACGCCGGCCCTGATGTCTATCGGTGCCAACCCAGTGAAGAAGTCAACCACTACGTTTTTCGACGCCCGTTCGGCGACCAAGCCGACCATGATGTCCGCCGGTTCCACTCCGGTGGTCAAGACGATCTCGCCGTCCACTGGAGCCAGTCCAGTGGGCAATCCCGCCCCGATGGCCGTCGGTTCTCGTCCGATGGTCAAGCCGACCCCGATCCCGATGTCCACTGGAACCAGTTCAGTGGGCAGTTCCGCCCTGAGGTTCACCGATGCCAGTTCGGTGATCAATTACGCCCCCGTGTCCGCCGGTTCTCCTCCGGTGGTCAAGACGATCTCGCCGTCCACTGGAGCCAGTCCAGTGGGTAGTTCCGCCCCGACGGCCGTCGGTTCTCATCCGATGGTTAAGCCGACCCCGATGTCTGCTGGAAACAGTCCAGTGGGCAATTCCGTCCAGAGGTCCACCGGTGCTAGTCCGGTGGTCGAGCCGATCCCGATGTCCACTGGAAACGATTCAGTGGGCAACTACGCCCTGAGGTCCACCGATACCAGTTCGGTGTTCAACTACGCCAAGATGCCCGTCGGTTCCAGCCCGATGGTCATGCCGATCCTGAAGTCCACCGGTGCTCATCCGATGGTCGATTTCATCCCGATGTCTGTCGGTCCCTTTCCGGCAGCCAAACCGACCTTGACGCGCATCGAAGCCAACCCGACAAGCCAAAAGTCCACTGGAACGAGTTCAGTGGTGAAGCTGACCGTGCTACCCATCGGAGTCAGTCCGGAAGCCAAACGTTTCGACGATTCAGCCGGTCTCTACCCGGTAGCCAAGCCATCCCCGAAACCCACCGATCTCCGTTCGGTGAACCAGTCAAACCTGACGTCATCCAGCAGTGTTGCAGTGCACCCGCCGGCTCCAACCATGGAGTTCAACGAGATGAATCGAACGAAGAAGCGAACCCCACCGATAGCCGGAACCCGTCCGGCACGCAGTCGAGTCCAGGGCAGGACACATCAAGTGCAAATCCCGAAGACAACAGAAATCCGCCCTGCAACAAGTTGTGTCCTCATGCCCTTTGGAATCCGTCCGATCACGAAAACTTCAACGAGGAAACAGTGGATCGTGGTGGCCCTGAAGTTCGACCAGCCCCCACTGGATCCGCAGCCGGTCCACACGACTGGTACTTACGAACATCTTCATTTCGACACGTGGCCGAAGAAACCCCCAGACGAATCAACCAACGATAGCCAACCCAGCGAAGCCGTCGTCTCGCGTGTCCCGAACGCGTTCATCCAACGACCCGATCAGAGACAATCAAGACGCCACAACTCAAGCAGTTCACCATGTTCCCACTTTTCCTGGCTGGGGAGTATGTTCGCGCCAACGCGAAGTAGTAACCCGCGAATATTTTGCCCCTATTTTCCCTACCACACTCCACGCCGTCCAACTGCCCATTCAACAACAACGTGAACGAACATGCACGCAAGGATCGACTCTCGCATGTACAGTCCTTATGTGCCAGCCGCCGACGATGACAACTGAACCAATCAGCAGCCTATGTGCAAGGAAATTTCCTCCACCGTCAACATATTGATCTTCCTTCCCATTCATTCCAATATGTTGTGTGCGCTCGGCAACAACACCAGCCATGAGTCAACATTCAACCTCCGACGTGTACGCACCGAAACAGTTTAGATTCGACCCCGACAATTTCAACGAATACGAAATACAATTCTATAGTTAAGTTTTAGTGAAACAACCGTGTTTTCTTGTGCCAGTGGAAGCAAGGGTTTTACAGTCCACCCTCTAGTCGAACTACTGGTCCCGATTCCGATCACCCGCGCAAAAtccccgttccacgacggaacaGGGCCcatgctttatttcccttccgaaggaagaagtcacattttgcgagtttgtcgggagtgggattcgatccctcggcgtgatagtcaagtgttctaaccatcccaccaggtccgctccactagggatcctagtattccttcaacaattactgcagacattggtttattcatttttttatccaggaatattcctacaaaaaatcttccaggtattcgctaagaaagctctcctgagattccataatgagttcctaatggggcttgcttccgggattcctcatcgggtttcttcagaaattacttcaagagttcctccagggattcaccggaaatttcttctgctattcttacaaaaacgaattccgagattattttaaacatttctagaagaactcttattgggatttcatcagaaactcccgcaggaaataatccaggatttcaggatttcctcaggaatttcagcggtttcttcagtatttcccctgagaattcttcagaaaatcctcctggaattccctcagaaatcgaactttgtatttcatcaggaatgaatcttgagattcctccaggaactccttcggaaattcctcccggattttttccaagaaatcttccaggtattcctcctgacatgcctctaggatttcattcaggcgtttctccagagacttctgcaagagttctaccaagaatttctccaggtattaccccaggtatttcctcaggaattactcgaggaatttattcaagtttggatccaggaattcttccatgaatccctccgaaaattcttccaggaatttcttctctaaggtttccttcCTGAATGtgtacattcctccaggatttatttcatggatccctccaggaactccaccgatgattcctacagtaattcctccagaaaatcctcctggaactccaccagaaattcctttatgaattcctctaaaaatttctccttgaattccttcagaaatttctccatggattccttccagaattcctctagagattcttccaggaattcattcagggattctcaagatattcatttagtgattcctcctgcagatcttccatgaatagttccacggattttcctcaagatttcctatagagatttgtccaggaattcctcctgaggttctcccagaaattgtttcagggattcctccagtttttttttgtaagaattcctccaggaattcttccaagtaattctctagaaattcctctaaggatgcctccaggaattcctcaagaggttacttaagtagtaccccaaggatcccttcagaaagtcctccaggaattgatccaggaactcctttagaaattactaccgcaatttcttcaggaattcctcctggaattcctccaaaaattcctctgggaattcctctagaaatttctcttgggttttttcaaaaatttctcttggagtttcttcagaaatttttcttggaatttctttagaaattcctccattaactgcttccagaacttctctcgagattcctccaggaattcattcaagaattcttccagggatagttccaaggaatttccacaaaacttcctttacagattaatccaggaattcttcctgggattccgcaaggaatttatccagaacttcctgcaggaatttgtccagaactttccaggcattcctcctgaggtttctccagaaattgcttcagggattcctccagggatttctcaaagaattctcccagggattcttccaagaatttctctagaaatttctctaaggattcctctaggaatttttcgagaggtttctttagaaatttctccagggagtttctccatggactcatctcaggatttctccagcaattcatctagagattgctcccagaattcttttgaaaactccaccaggtactcatctagaaatgtatccagagattactccaggcattagtccaggaatttctccagggatttttcaaggcaattccccagggtatcctccagggatttctaaaggaatttctcgagagattcctccaggaattgatacaggcatgtctccaggaatttatccaggggttactccaggcattaatccaggattccttcagaaattattaccgcaatttctccaagaatttatctagaaaatcctccagggattcattaagaaattaccccaagaatttctctcggagtttatccaagaaatatttcaatagttcttcctgggattcctgaatgatttcctcctgagatatctctaggaattccttcaaatattttttcaggaatcctccaggaaatcctcaagggattcttttaaaaatttccccacaaattctttctggaatttattcaagaattattccaggtattcctcctgggattcttccagaatttcatccaggcatttttccagggactcctctaggagttctaccacgaatttcaccaaaaattaccccaggtatttcttcaggaatactttcggtaatttattcaggaatggatccaggaattccaccaggaatttcttcggaaattcgtacagcaattccttcaggaattgttccgggaattcctccagaaatcctcccagggtttcccccaagaattaatccaggaatttagtcTCCGAGGTTtgctctacacattcctccagaaattatttcatggattcctccagaaattcctccgatgatttctccagtaattcttccagaaattccttctgaaattgctcctgtaagtcctccagaaattcctctggaaatttctcctggaactccattagaaattcctctcagaattcctctaggaatttctctacgaatttctctgggaatttctctatgaatatattcagaaatttctccatagattccttccagaattcttctagagattcttccaggaattcattgaacgattcctcaaagaattgattaaaggattcctcctggtattaatccatgaatagttccatggaattttcccaagatttcctataaagatttgtccagaaattcctcctgaaattccacctgaaacttgtccggaagttcctccaggaatccctcctaaggttcctccagagtttctctaagaaattttacgggaattccttatgaggtttcttcagaaatactccaggaattccttcagaaagtccttcaggagttcatatagaaattccttctggaattcctctgggaattccttagaaattactaccgcagtgtctccaggggctcctcaagaaattccaccaagatttaccgtaggtatttcttcagaaattgatccaggaatccctctcggaaattcctacagcatttctccaggaatttctgcaggaaatcctttagagattgcttccgatattctttcaggagattcttcaggaaattctataggaatttttccaagggattcctccggaaattctttcaggtttcctctaggaataaatccatgaatttcaactccagggattcctctagaaatccgtccaggagttatttcacgggttcttctagaaattccaccaggaattcctccaagaatataccagaaattcctgcagggattcctctaaggattcttccgtgagattcctccaagaattcctcctggaattcctccagaaattcctctgggaattcttctagaagtttatcttcgaatttcatcagaaatttctctaatgctccaggcattactccaggaacttctccagggatgcctccttcagaaatgtatccattaactttggagccaatggctgaaagtctctttaaaaaggacaaatcaatcaatcaatccattaacttttccagggaatccgccaggaatttgtccaaaaaaatttctaggatttcctccagaaatccatcttggaattgctgagaaaatttgcttatgatttcacaaaaaaaaatgtgccttcgttctatgatttttcaaagtaggtggtgtctgtggaaaatgtttgattttcactggagttttccagaaaattaggcaaccctgatttttttcaatttagtttttcaaatatatatgatccctaccttatttcattaaccttcagaaacttcataccaatttgtacgataataaaaaaaaatcccctaatgctccaggcattagtccaggaacttttccagagattccgcatggaatttttccagaaggttctcccggatatcctccagaaatacatctaggaactcctcctgtgatttcttcaagaattcttctaaggattcctccaggaatgcatccagaaattcctccaaggattcatctaaaaagttttctagtaatttctacagggatttctgatgcggattcttcagatttttttttgctgaaattcctagcataattgcttttcggattcctccaggaattcatccagggattcctccaggtttactttcacaaattactccagggattcctgcaggtattgcttcgagaattcttgtaatgatttcttccgaaatttctctcgggatttttttttaaattattcagcggttagttgaaaaattacagtattccgttcataatttttttcagggattcaccccagggctttttcaggattacttatagattttttgaataatttgaaggatttctagaggaattcctccagcgatttgtattgaaattcttttagataattttagagggacatagaagccaaaaaaatccccaagaagtcatccaggaatactttcacaattatctcatgaataccaagtcttgaacaagtccaatcatgaataccttcaaacttacgattacatcttgcagcaccagcttttaaatatattaaaacttcctcaatgaccatttgaatttgtgcgttgtttgatagacgcaaaaatacccctggcccacgaaataaaagaaattaataatgtccgactagaaatcacctccagcatggttttaatgaatacactcgcgtttacgcttcagctacgtacatctattctcactaggaattcacaaacttttgctggatttccattgcaaattcaaccagagttttttcccacatgatacttgatttccataaagaagcacttaaccatattttgcagtaatgctgctagaaaattcaaagattcttaaagatacccatccaggaattcctggaaattatcatttagatttaaggTGAAACCTCAAGATATCcctttgcaattttgcatacaaactttagaggcacaaatctgacgaacaaagcatc contains the following coding sequences:
- the LOC115255476 gene encoding uncharacterized protein LOC115255476, with the translated sequence MANIERLFAQRSHVEAEVKKIHERISDGGTNASSVRLKSYEIKLQCHYQEYERVYSELLSVLSAERFDDLEEDFSHFEDIHNNACALVKNLLLSVPTASGTGNYNRWTTFNSFTAPRWNTPKIRSQTPKPMTEHPVPILAETETPRTSFPNKIKVSTIVADSFQHEKPPHDEDSAKNTSPPTSKRDSRVGNEPTEFVNSKTEDSKTMTIPMPTGLGPVLMPFRPPPGFHPTPKRNPMPTGMPPVSQCPTGASPVPQPLQSTTGSQPVSQPPSSTTGSLPVFPSLQSKSDTLPTWKQSRCVTGSCPVPQIPHVTEYFPTSKLPTPMTGLRPVQEQYPCADESNLKRPDVAGIPPVLKPFLSTVETSPVTTPALMSIGANPVKKSTTTFFDARSATKPTMMSAGSTPVVKTISPSTGASPVGNPAPMAVGSRPMVKPTPIPMSTGTSSVGSSALRFTDASSVINYAPVSAGSPPVVKTISPSTGASPVGSSAPTAVGSHPMVKPTPMSAGNSPVGNSVQRSTGASPVVEPIPMSTGNDSVGNYALRSTDTSSVFNYAKMPVGSSPMVMPILKSTGAHPMVDFIPMSVGPFPAAKPTLTRIEANPTSQKSTGTSSVVKLTVLPIGVSPEAKRFDDSAGLYPVAKPSPKPTDLRSVNQSNLTSSSSVAVHPPAPTMEFNEMNRTKKRTPPIAGTRPARSRVQGRTHQVQIPKTTEIRPATSCVLMPFGIRPITKTSTRKQWIVVALKFDQPPLDPQPVHTTGTYEHLHFDTWPKKPPDESTNDSQPSEAVVSRVPNAFIQRPDQRQSRRHNSSSSPCSHFSWLGSMFAPTRSSNPRIFCPYFPYHTPRRPTAHSTTT